In Methylovirgula sp., a single genomic region encodes these proteins:
- the metC gene encoding cystathionine beta-lyase has product MSKMDERRPLKDRTKLVHAGRHPSEQHGFINTPIYRGSTVLFPTYADLVTRNAKYTYGTHGSPTTDALETAWTEITGAAGTVLAPSGLSAVALAILTAVKAGDHILVSDSVYQPTRNFCDRFLKRMGVETTFYDPWLGANIETLVKPNTSAIFLETPGSQTFEIQDVPAIAAVAAAKGLCTILDNTWATPLFFPPHRFGIDLAIEAGTKYLSGHADLLLGLVSVNERWLKRLRASFDFFANCPGPEDVFLALRGLRTLELRLREAERQGLNLATWLAARPEVERVLHPALPDCPGHEIWKRDFKGSSGLFSVFLNPVSQPALAAFFDGLKLFGMGYSWGGYESLVIPFDCSSYRTATKFNPPGPALRFSIGLEDPEDLKADLAAGFERLNAIG; this is encoded by the coding sequence ATGTCGAAGATGGATGAGCGGCGGCCGTTAAAAGACCGCACCAAACTGGTGCATGCCGGGCGCCACCCTTCAGAGCAGCACGGCTTCATCAATACGCCGATCTATCGTGGCTCGACCGTTCTCTTTCCCACCTATGCGGATCTCGTCACCCGCAACGCCAAATATACTTATGGTACCCATGGATCGCCGACGACCGACGCGCTTGAAACGGCCTGGACGGAAATTACGGGTGCCGCCGGCACGGTGCTCGCGCCCTCGGGTCTCTCCGCCGTCGCGCTTGCAATCCTCACGGCGGTCAAGGCCGGCGACCATATTCTCGTCAGCGATTCCGTTTATCAGCCGACGCGCAATTTCTGCGATCGCTTTCTAAAGCGGATGGGCGTCGAAACAACATTCTACGATCCGTGGCTCGGCGCGAATATCGAGACGCTCGTGAAGCCGAACACGAGTGCGATCTTTCTTGAAACGCCGGGCTCGCAGACTTTTGAAATCCAGGACGTGCCGGCCATCGCCGCCGTCGCAGCGGCAAAAGGCCTCTGCACTATTCTCGATAATACCTGGGCGACGCCGCTGTTTTTCCCGCCGCATCGCTTCGGCATCGATCTCGCGATTGAAGCTGGCACCAAATATCTCTCCGGCCACGCTGACCTTCTGCTCGGACTCGTATCGGTGAACGAGCGCTGGTTGAAGCGCCTTCGTGCCAGCTTCGATTTCTTCGCCAATTGTCCGGGCCCGGAGGATGTCTTTCTCGCATTGCGAGGCCTGCGCACGCTGGAATTGCGCCTTCGCGAAGCTGAACGTCAGGGGCTCAATCTTGCCACATGGCTGGCTGCACGACCGGAAGTCGAACGGGTGTTGCATCCGGCCCTGCCGGATTGTCCGGGCCATGAAATATGGAAACGGGATTTCAAAGGGTCTTCAGGACTGTTCTCCGTATTTCTTAATCCCGTTTCTCAGCCGGCGCTTGCGGCCTTCTTCGACGGGCTTAAACTGTTCGGGATGGGCTATTCGTGGGGCGGCTACGAAAGTCTCGTGATTCCGTTCGATTGCAGCAGCTATCGCACAGCGACGAAATTCAATCCGCCGGGACCGGCCCTGCGCTTCTCGATCGGGCTGGAAGACCCGGAGGATCTGAAGGCCGATCTTGCCGCGGGGTTTGAACGCCTCAACGCCATCGGGTGA
- a CDS encoding amino acid ABC transporter substrate-binding protein, whose product MSTITLRKIFSCLSLGILSLGAAALFCSVASAGTLDQVKQRGYLNCGSNPGLAGFGLPDSSGNWTGLDVDFCRAIAAAIFNDPNKVKFISLTAKDRFTAVQSGEVDVLAHNTTWTVSREAGQGLLFTGINYYDGQGFMIHNKLNISSALELSGASICVQQGTTSELNLADFFHSHQMQFESVTFATSDEALKAYDTGRCDAFTTDSSALYIERLKVANPEQNIILPEIISKEPFSPAVRQGDDQWFNIVKWVNFAMLDAEEAGITSKNVDDKMNSDDPTARRLLGVEGNFGESLGLTKDWAYRFIKAVGNYGESFDRNLGAESKLGIKRGINSLWTHGGIQYAPPVR is encoded by the coding sequence ATGAGCACGATCACATTGCGTAAAATATTCTCCTGCCTGTCACTCGGCATTCTTTCTCTCGGCGCGGCGGCGCTTTTCTGCTCGGTGGCGTCGGCCGGGACGCTCGATCAGGTCAAGCAGCGCGGCTATCTCAATTGCGGTTCAAATCCGGGCCTTGCCGGATTCGGCCTGCCGGATTCGAGCGGCAATTGGACCGGTCTCGATGTCGATTTTTGCCGCGCTATCGCCGCGGCGATCTTCAACGATCCGAACAAGGTCAAATTTATTTCATTGACCGCCAAGGATCGTTTCACCGCCGTGCAATCCGGCGAGGTCGATGTGTTGGCGCATAACACGACTTGGACCGTTTCGCGCGAAGCGGGGCAGGGACTTCTTTTCACCGGCATCAATTATTACGACGGCCAGGGCTTCATGATTCACAACAAGCTCAATATCTCGTCAGCGCTCGAACTGTCCGGCGCCTCGATTTGTGTGCAGCAGGGCACGACAAGCGAATTGAACCTCGCCGATTTCTTCCACTCTCATCAGATGCAATTTGAATCGGTGACATTCGCGACGTCCGACGAGGCATTAAAAGCCTATGATACCGGGCGATGCGACGCGTTCACCACCGATTCCTCGGCGCTCTATATCGAACGGCTGAAGGTCGCCAATCCCGAACAGAATATCATCCTGCCGGAGATCATTTCCAAGGAGCCGTTCAGTCCCGCCGTGCGGCAAGGCGACGATCAATGGTTCAACATCGTCAAATGGGTGAATTTCGCGATGCTCGACGCAGAGGAAGCCGGAATCACGTCCAAGAATGTCGACGACAAGATGAATTCCGACGATCCGACAGCCCGGCGGTTGCTGGGCGTTGAAGGCAATTTCGGCGAATCCCTCGGGCTGACGAAAGATTGGGCCTATCGTTTCATCAAGGCGGTGGGCAATTACGGTGAATCCTTCGACCGCAACCTCGGCGCCGAGTCGAAGCTCGGAATCAAACGCGGCATCAATTCGCTCTGGACGCATGGCGGCATTCAATATGCGCCGCCGGTACGCTGA
- a CDS encoding ABC transporter permease subunit (The N-terminal region of this protein, as described by TIGR01726, is a three transmembrane segment that identifies a subfamily of ABC transporter permease subunits, which specificities that include histidine, arginine, glutamine, glutamate, L-cystine (sic), the opines (in Agrobacterium) octopine and nopaline, etc.) codes for MLSRSEGGFAPTRSALIQIAFVLVLAFVVYEGAATALAHMRAHHIPYDFGFWSQRAGFDIDQRLIPYSFTSTYGRAFFVGLLNTLLVAAVGIVCASLLGFAIGAARLSPNFVVAKCAAIYVEALRNVPLLLQILFWYNAVLKALPVPRASIALPGHIFLNNRGLFVPWPTFSPLGISIPVFHGFNFSGGTKLSPEFVALTLSLILYTAAFIAEIVRAGIAGVPKGQGEAARALGLNAAQTRKFVVVPQALRLIIPPLTSQYLNLFKNSSLAVFIGYPDLVQIFTGTVLNQTGAAVPVIAVTMAVYLFVSLVGSLAMNLYNRRILGVAR; via the coding sequence ATGTTGAGCAGGTCAGAAGGCGGCTTCGCGCCGACGCGGAGCGCGCTCATCCAGATCGCTTTCGTTCTTGTGCTCGCGTTCGTGGTCTATGAAGGCGCAGCCACGGCGCTGGCGCATATGCGCGCACATCACATCCCTTACGATTTCGGGTTCTGGTCGCAGCGCGCAGGTTTCGACATCGATCAGCGTCTGATTCCCTATTCCTTTACCTCGACATACGGCCGCGCGTTTTTCGTTGGCCTGCTCAATACGCTGCTGGTCGCGGCAGTCGGCATTGTGTGCGCGAGCCTGCTGGGCTTTGCGATCGGTGCGGCGCGACTGTCGCCCAATTTTGTTGTCGCGAAATGCGCCGCCATCTATGTCGAGGCTTTGCGCAACGTGCCGCTGCTGCTGCAAATTCTCTTCTGGTATAATGCGGTGTTGAAGGCGCTGCCGGTGCCGCGCGCCTCGATCGCGTTGCCCGGACATATATTTCTCAATAATCGCGGCCTGTTTGTCCCTTGGCCGACCTTTTCGCCGCTTGGCATTTCGATACCGGTCTTTCATGGATTCAATTTCAGCGGCGGGACGAAACTATCGCCGGAATTCGTCGCGCTGACTCTGTCGCTGATTCTTTACACTGCTGCCTTCATTGCCGAGATTGTGCGGGCCGGCATCGCCGGGGTGCCGAAGGGGCAGGGCGAAGCCGCCAGAGCGCTTGGCCTTAACGCGGCCCAGACACGCAAATTCGTTGTCGTGCCGCAAGCGCTGCGCCTCATTATACCGCCGCTGACGAGCCAATATCTGAACCTGTTCAAGAATTCGTCGCTGGCGGTGTTCATCGGCTATCCCGATCTCGTGCAGATTTTCACTGGAACTGTGCTTAATCAGACGGGTGCCGCGGTGCCGGTCATCGCAGTGACGATGGCGGTCTATCTTTTTGTTTCGCTCGTCGGCTCGCTGGCGATGAACCTCTATAACCGGCGCATCCTCGGAGTGGCGCGCTGA
- a CDS encoding DNA polymerase III subunit chi: MEVWFYHLQSQRLEQALPALLERALANGWRTVVQASSEERLDIIDEVLWTYADASFLAHGRARDGDSDMQPVYLTCAAENPNGARLRLFIDAADAAAHLAADAAYERAILLFDGNDSDQVGAARAQWKILKEQGVPITYWQQNERGGWEKKA; the protein is encoded by the coding sequence ATGGAAGTCTGGTTCTATCATCTGCAAAGCCAGCGACTTGAACAGGCGTTGCCGGCCTTGCTCGAACGTGCGCTCGCCAACGGCTGGCGCACGGTGGTTCAGGCATCGAGCGAGGAACGGCTCGACATCATTGATGAGGTTCTCTGGACCTATGCCGATGCGAGTTTTCTGGCACATGGCCGCGCGCGCGATGGTGATTCCGATATGCAGCCCGTCTATCTGACCTGTGCTGCTGAAAATCCGAACGGGGCGCGTTTGCGGCTGTTCATCGATGCCGCCGATGCCGCCGCGCATCTTGCCGCCGATGCCGCTTACGAGCGTGCGATCCTTTTGTTCGATGGCAACGATTCAGACCAGGTTGGCGCCGCCCGCGCACAATGGAAGATTCTGAAAGAGCAGGGTGTTCCGATCACCTATTGGCAGCAGAACGAACGCGGCGGCTGGGAGAAGAAGGCGTAG
- the lptG gene encoding LPS export ABC transporter permease LptG — MSLLISTLGRYLTWRFFKTIAAVFLAIVGTIYVFDFVELLRRANSIQGVTSGYIAYLTLLRTPAVAEQILPFCVLFGTMAAFIDLTRKLELIVARSAGVSVWQFLLPPVAIAVLIGVFSVIAFNPLSALMKQRADVIEAQLFGRAGTVQGDGTLWIRQSGIDGEAILRAQSALESGTRLQSVIAYVYEPDGTFEERVQAASATLQPGVWKLQNAEISAPGQDPRKVGVYLLATDVSSGDLEATFLTPDSVPFWALPRMRNESAQAGLDPAGLDLQFQTLLARPLMLVAMVLIAGAFSLRFFRFGGISKMVGGGIAAGFVLYLATKVVSDFGEAGILSASVAAWSPAGGRQHARGLGSPQSGGWLMGRRICPTNFAPAQPRGRVTTRHRLPGTRALLLALFALISACLGFNPPTPAAAQAAASGAAQAQKQPDKMFVEADQLVYDKDKNTVSAVGNARIYYQGRTLEADKVIYDRNSGRVYATGHAKMINKDGNIIYGDVINMTKDFRDGFVESLRSTTTAKTYFSAPHAEITQGAISVYNKGTYTACAACADNPLKPPLWRVRAKRIVHNNDEHMVYYTDAWLEFLGLPLAYIPVFSSPDPTVTRKSGILMPQSISSSVLGFGVQVPVFWAMAPNYDLTWTPTYFANEGFYNDFEWRHRLANGNYFIRANGIFQTNPDLFPESPYGAGGHTFRGSLQSRGEFLIDPFWKYGWDVTALSDKWYLWDYAFAGEGASYYESEAVSQAYLTGQGKDTYFDLRGFHFEGLDARDIQRSQPDAIVLDYNRLFALDPAKTHNIGGEVQADFNFTTLNQQIANYSPVGGPGFDPQTQLFEPATGLYEFCQNYKPGTQVGDCLLRGIGGQQTRATADVSWQRKFVDPIGEVWTPFAFARVNGEWLDLNTSNGFTTSIPGGNSFTFLNSNQTSLIGDAGGAQGYVMPGVGLEYRYPILVNTQFGSLVAEPIGQIIVRPNNLVGSNSLVNMDAQSLVFDETNLFAWDKYSGYDQFETGTRANYGGQATFNLKNGGYVNFIAGQSYQVAGPNGFDQPSAVNNGLASGLQNRASDYVSALTVAPIPFLNFTAKGMFNTQTFEPDRLDIASDFNLGAWTGGVDFANYQAQPILGYYVPREGLSLNSRYQLTPHYFIQGNVTFDMSRQFYPTSLTGNINQGPWTVASEGLGAGYTDECTTLLLNYSDIYQDIGTGSLVHNQIFMVQLQLRTLGDAKYSSTTYANGAQPLDGVR, encoded by the coding sequence ATGAGCCTGCTCATCTCGACACTCGGGCGTTACCTCACCTGGCGGTTTTTCAAGACGATTGCAGCCGTCTTCCTGGCGATCGTCGGGACGATCTATGTTTTCGACTTCGTCGAACTGCTGCGCCGTGCCAATTCGATACAAGGCGTGACCTCGGGCTATATCGCCTATCTCACCCTGCTCCGCACCCCGGCGGTCGCCGAGCAAATTTTGCCATTCTGCGTCTTGTTCGGGACGATGGCGGCCTTTATCGATCTCACCCGAAAGCTGGAACTGATTGTCGCCCGCTCGGCCGGTGTGTCGGTGTGGCAATTCCTGCTGCCGCCTGTCGCCATCGCCGTGCTCATCGGAGTTTTCTCGGTTATCGCCTTCAATCCGCTATCGGCGCTCATGAAACAGCGCGCCGACGTCATCGAAGCACAGCTTTTCGGCCGCGCCGGTACGGTTCAGGGCGACGGCACGCTCTGGATTCGCCAGAGCGGCATCGACGGCGAGGCGATTTTGCGCGCCCAAAGCGCACTTGAGAGCGGCACGAGGCTGCAATCGGTGATCGCTTATGTCTATGAGCCGGACGGCACGTTCGAGGAGCGGGTACAAGCCGCGAGCGCGACACTTCAGCCGGGCGTCTGGAAGTTACAGAACGCCGAGATTTCGGCGCCGGGACAAGACCCGCGCAAGGTCGGCGTTTATCTTCTGGCGACCGATGTCTCGTCGGGCGATCTCGAGGCGACGTTCTTGACGCCCGACTCGGTGCCCTTCTGGGCGCTGCCACGGATGCGCAACGAAAGCGCCCAGGCCGGACTCGATCCAGCCGGCTTGGACCTGCAATTTCAAACGCTTCTGGCGCGTCCGCTGATGCTCGTCGCGATGGTCCTGATCGCTGGGGCTTTTTCATTAAGATTTTTCAGATTTGGTGGTATCTCGAAGATGGTCGGAGGCGGTATTGCCGCGGGCTTCGTGCTCTATCTCGCGACCAAAGTGGTGTCCGATTTCGGCGAAGCCGGCATCTTGAGCGCGTCTGTTGCCGCATGGTCACCGGCGGGTGGTCGGCAGCATGCTCGGGGGCTTGGCTCTCCTCAATCAGGAGGATGGTTGATGGGGCGGCGTATTTGCCCCACTAACTTTGCCCCGGCCCAGCCGCGAGGGCGCGTGACGACGCGGCACCGGCTCCCGGGCACACGCGCGCTTCTGCTCGCCCTTTTTGCGCTCATTTCCGCGTGTCTCGGCTTCAATCCGCCGACCCCAGCCGCGGCACAAGCTGCCGCGAGCGGCGCCGCCCAAGCGCAGAAACAACCCGATAAAATGTTCGTCGAAGCGGATCAGCTTGTCTACGACAAGGACAAGAACACAGTGTCCGCCGTCGGCAACGCCCGGATCTATTATCAGGGGCGCACACTCGAAGCCGACAAAGTTATCTACGATCGCAATTCCGGCCGCGTCTATGCGACGGGCCACGCCAAGATGATCAACAAAGACGGCAACATCATCTACGGCGACGTCATCAACATGACGAAGGACTTCCGCGACGGCTTCGTCGAAAGTCTGCGCTCGACGACGACGGCTAAGACCTACTTCAGCGCGCCGCATGCCGAGATCACCCAGGGTGCCATCTCGGTTTACAACAAGGGCACCTACACGGCCTGCGCCGCCTGCGCCGACAATCCCTTGAAGCCGCCGTTGTGGCGCGTGCGTGCCAAGCGCATCGTCCACAACAATGACGAGCATATGGTCTATTACACCGACGCTTGGCTTGAATTCCTGGGCCTGCCCCTCGCCTACATCCCGGTGTTCTCGTCGCCCGATCCGACCGTCACGCGCAAGTCCGGCATCCTGATGCCGCAATCCATCAGCAGTTCGGTGCTTGGCTTTGGCGTGCAAGTGCCGGTCTTCTGGGCGATGGCGCCGAATTACGACCTGACTTGGACACCGACCTATTTCGCCAACGAAGGCTTTTATAACGACTTCGAATGGCGGCATCGGTTGGCGAACGGAAACTATTTTATCCGCGCAAACGGCATCTTCCAGACGAATCCCGATCTGTTTCCGGAATCACCCTATGGCGCAGGAGGCCACACGTTCCGCGGCTCTCTCCAAAGCCGCGGCGAATTTCTAATCGATCCATTCTGGAAATACGGCTGGGACGTCACGGCCCTCAGCGACAAATGGTATTTGTGGGACTATGCCTTCGCTGGCGAGGGCGCCTCATATTACGAGAGCGAGGCCGTCTCGCAGGCCTATCTGACGGGTCAGGGCAAGGACACCTATTTCGACCTGCGCGGTTTCCATTTCGAAGGGCTCGACGCGCGCGATATCCAGAGATCGCAGCCAGACGCGATCGTGCTCGATTACAACCGACTCTTTGCACTTGATCCGGCAAAGACCCACAACATCGGCGGCGAAGTTCAAGCGGACTTCAATTTCACAACCCTGAATCAGCAAATCGCCAACTATTCTCCTGTTGGGGGCCCGGGTTTCGATCCGCAGACGCAATTATTTGAACCTGCGACGGGACTCTACGAATTCTGCCAAAACTACAAACCCGGCACACAGGTCGGCGATTGTCTTCTGCGCGGCATTGGGGGCCAGCAGACTCGCGCGACGGCCGACGTTTCCTGGCAGCGCAAATTCGTCGACCCGATCGGCGAAGTGTGGACGCCCTTCGCCTTTGCCCGGGTGAACGGCGAGTGGCTTGACCTCAACACCAGCAATGGTTTCACTACCAGCATTCCGGGCGGCAACAGTTTCACCTTCTTGAATTCCAACCAGACAAGCCTCATCGGTGACGCTGGCGGTGCCCAGGGCTATGTCATGCCCGGCGTCGGTCTCGAATATCGCTATCCAATCCTCGTCAACACGCAGTTTGGCTCCCTCGTCGCCGAACCGATCGGCCAGATCATTGTGCGGCCAAACAATTTGGTCGGCTCCAATTCGCTCGTGAATATGGACGCACAGAGCCTGGTGTTCGATGAGACCAATCTGTTCGCGTGGGACAAATATTCCGGCTATGACCAGTTCGAGACCGGCACGCGCGCGAATTACGGTGGCCAGGCAACGTTCAACCTGAAGAACGGCGGCTATGTCAATTTCATCGCCGGTCAGTCCTATCAGGTGGCTGGCCCCAACGGATTTGATCAGCCGAGCGCCGTGAACAACGGACTCGCGTCCGGCCTTCAGAACAGGGCGTCGGATTATGTCAGCGCGCTCACCGTCGCGCCGATTCCTTTCCTGAACTTCACCGCGAAGGGAATGTTCAATACGCAGACCTTTGAGCCGGACCGTCTCGATATTGCCTCGGACTTCAACCTGGGTGCCTGGACGGGCGGCGTCGATTTCGCCAATTATCAGGCGCAACCGATCCTCGGCTATTACGTGCCGCGCGAAGGCCTGAGCTTGAATTCACGTTACCAGCTCACGCCGCATTATTTCATCCAGGGCAACGTGACCTTCGACATGAGCCGGCAATTTTATCCGACCAGTTTGACCGGGAACATTAACCAGGGTCCTTGGACGGTCGCTTCGGAAGGGCTCGGCGCTGGCTACACCGATGAGTGTACGACACTGCTTTTGAATTACAGCGATATCTACCAGGACATCGGGACGGGGAGCTTAGTCCATAATCAGATTTTCATGGTACAGCTTCAGCTGCGCACGCTGGGCGATGCAAAGTATAGCTCCACGACTTATGCCAATGGCGCGCAACCGCTTGATGGGGTCAGATAA
- the rsmA gene encoding 16S rRNA (adenine(1518)-N(6)/adenine(1519)-N(6))-dimethyltransferase RsmA: protein MKDSLPPLREVVAAHGLDAKKNLGQNFLFDLNLTARIARAAGPLAAATIIEIGPGPGGLTRALLAEGAKRVIAIERDARCLPALAEIAAHYPGRLDVIEGDALETDVATLVGEARPARICANLPYNIATALLTRWLETPHWPPVFDRFVLMFQKEVAQRIVATPRERADYGRLAILANWRCATRILFDVPAAAFTPAPKVTSAIVELVPRAAPLACDGKLLSAVTQAAFGQRRKMLRQSLKGLGVDPIDLLERAGIQPTKRAEEIDVAGFVALANVLQETRGAAT from the coding sequence GTGAAAGATTCTCTCCCGCCATTGCGAGAGGTGGTCGCCGCGCATGGCCTCGACGCAAAGAAAAATCTCGGCCAGAATTTTCTTTTCGATCTCAACCTCACGGCGCGTATCGCCCGCGCCGCCGGGCCGCTCGCGGCTGCAACGATTATCGAGATCGGCCCCGGCCCGGGCGGTCTCACCCGGGCGCTTCTTGCGGAAGGTGCCAAACGCGTCATTGCGATTGAGCGCGACGCGCGCTGCCTCCCGGCCCTGGCGGAGATCGCGGCCCATTATCCTGGCCGCCTCGATGTGATCGAAGGCGATGCATTGGAAACCGATGTCGCGACTCTCGTTGGCGAGGCGCGTCCGGCGCGGATTTGCGCCAATCTTCCTTACAATATCGCGACCGCGCTTTTGACCCGCTGGCTTGAAACGCCTCATTGGCCGCCGGTCTTCGACCGTTTCGTGCTGATGTTCCAGAAGGAAGTCGCACAGCGTATCGTCGCGACGCCGCGCGAACGTGCCGATTACGGCCGTCTCGCGATCCTCGCCAATTGGCGTTGCGCGACGCGGATTCTGTTCGACGTCCCGGCCGCGGCCTTCACGCCGGCGCCAAAGGTCACATCCGCAATCGTCGAGCTTGTGCCGCGCGCGGCGCCATTAGCTTGCGATGGCAAATTGCTCAGCGCAGTCACGCAGGCTGCATTCGGCCAGCGTCGTAAGATGCTGCGGCAAAGTCTGAAAGGTCTTGGCGTCGATCCAATCGATCTGCTTGAGCGCGCCGGGATCCAGCCAACGAAACGTGCCGAGGAGATCGACGTCGCGGGATTTGTCGCGCTGGCAAATGTGTTGCAGGAGACGCGCGGCGCTGCGACGTGA
- a CDS encoding leucyl aminopeptidase — MSHAAKIEFVPLTAVPAAGAAKANGKAKGVATLVIFAGEDLNLGKLTGALLGSDGEALVKKAAGAAKFKGKNASALDILAPAGLAADRLLVIGVGASEDVKKAKGKDATKAKPRDFLGLGGYVLGKIGDAPNATIVFDLPHNSQDAAVAAAEFAEGATLRNYKFDLYKTKKKDDESTEPVALAIAVEDPAAAKREAKGRTAVAEGVIIARSLVNEPANILYPEEFAKRAKELEKLGVEVDILDKAAMTKIGMGALLGVGQGSGRESRVVIMRWRGDKGKDGKSKPIAFVGKGVTFDTGGISIKGAAGMEDMKGDMAGAACVVGLMHALASRKAKVDAIGAIGIVENMPGPDAQRPGDIVKSLSGQTIEVINTDAEGRLVLADVLWYVQDKYKPLFMVDLATLTGAVMVALGNEYAGLFSNDDTLSERLTEAGKETGEKLWRLPLGPSYDKLIDSKFADMKNTGGRHGGSITAAQFIQRFVNGTPWAHLDIAGTGMNAPANDINQSWGSGFGVRLLERLVSDYYEGRAHSQKD, encoded by the coding sequence ATGTCGCACGCCGCCAAAATCGAATTTGTTCCGCTCACCGCCGTACCAGCCGCAGGTGCGGCGAAAGCGAACGGAAAAGCCAAAGGCGTGGCGACGCTGGTCATCTTCGCTGGCGAAGATTTGAACTTGGGCAAGCTCACCGGCGCGCTCCTCGGCAGCGATGGTGAGGCGCTGGTCAAAAAGGCTGCGGGCGCCGCGAAATTCAAGGGCAAGAACGCCTCGGCTCTCGACATTCTGGCGCCTGCCGGCCTGGCGGCTGACCGGTTGCTGGTCATCGGCGTCGGCGCGAGCGAGGATGTCAAGAAAGCCAAGGGCAAAGACGCGACCAAGGCCAAGCCGCGGGATTTTCTCGGCCTCGGTGGATACGTCCTCGGCAAGATCGGCGACGCGCCGAATGCGACCATCGTGTTCGATCTTCCGCACAATTCGCAGGATGCCGCGGTCGCGGCGGCCGAATTCGCCGAAGGCGCCACGCTGCGCAATTACAAATTCGATCTCTACAAGACCAAGAAGAAGGATGACGAATCCACGGAGCCGGTCGCGCTCGCCATTGCCGTTGAAGATCCCGCCGCGGCCAAGCGCGAGGCCAAGGGGCGTACTGCGGTTGCGGAAGGCGTGATCATCGCCCGGAGCCTCGTCAACGAGCCCGCCAACATTCTCTACCCCGAGGAATTCGCCAAGCGCGCGAAGGAACTCGAAAAGCTCGGCGTCGAAGTCGACATTCTCGATAAAGCCGCGATGACCAAAATCGGCATGGGCGCGCTGCTGGGCGTCGGCCAGGGCTCGGGACGTGAAAGCCGTGTCGTCATCATGCGCTGGCGCGGCGACAAAGGTAAAGACGGCAAGTCGAAGCCCATCGCCTTCGTCGGCAAGGGCGTGACCTTCGATACCGGTGGCATTTCCATCAAGGGCGCCGCCGGCATGGAGGACATGAAGGGCGACATGGCTGGCGCTGCCTGCGTCGTCGGCCTCATGCACGCGCTTGCTTCGCGCAAAGCGAAGGTTGATGCGATCGGCGCCATCGGCATCGTCGAGAACATGCCAGGGCCGGATGCGCAGCGCCCCGGCGACATCGTCAAATCGCTATCCGGCCAGACGATCGAAGTGATCAACACCGATGCGGAAGGCCGCCTCGTGCTCGCCGACGTTCTTTGGTACGTGCAGGACAAGTACAAGCCGCTGTTCATGGTCGATCTCGCCACGCTCACCGGTGCCGTAATGGTCGCGCTCGGCAACGAATATGCGGGTCTCTTCTCGAACGACGACACGTTGAGCGAGCGATTGACTGAAGCGGGCAAGGAAACCGGCGAGAAGCTTTGGCGCCTGCCACTAGGGCCTTCCTACGACAAACTTATCGACTCCAAATTCGCCGATATGAAAAACACTGGCGGCCGTCACGGCGGCTCGATCACCGCCGCGCAATTTATCCAGCGTTTTGTCAACGGCACGCCCTGGGCGCATCTCGACATTGCCGGCACCGGCATGAACGCACCGGCGAACGACATCAACCAGAGCTGGGGTTCGGGGTTCGGCGTGCGGCTGCTCGAACGTCTTGTCAGCGACTATTACGAAGGCCGCGCGCATTCGCAGAAAGACTGA
- a CDS encoding lysozyme inhibitor LprI family protein: MMSVRAYLLLAFLALSCAPVRADDCNNAADQRTMDECAGQSFKKSDAELNAVYKQILQRLKDRADAKALLTAAQRAWLTLRDAECKFSSSGVEGGSVYPMIYAMCLDGATKQRTAALKAYLDCKEGDTSCPVPGSP; encoded by the coding sequence ATGATGAGCGTGCGAGCCTATCTTCTGTTGGCGTTTCTTGCACTTTCATGCGCGCCGGTTCGAGCGGACGACTGTAATAATGCAGCCGATCAGCGAACGATGGACGAATGTGCGGGCCAGTCATTTAAGAAATCCGACGCTGAACTAAATGCGGTCTACAAACAGATTCTTCAACGCTTAAAAGATCGCGCGGACGCAAAGGCCCTCCTCACCGCCGCACAGCGCGCCTGGCTGACGTTGCGTGACGCGGAATGCAAATTCTCATCCTCGGGCGTCGAGGGTGGTAGCGTCTATCCGATGATATACGCGATGTGCCTCGATGGGGCGACCAAACAGCGAACCGCCGCGCTTAAAGCTTATCTCGACTGCAAAGAAGGCGATACGAGTTGCCCTGTACCGGGAAGTCCCTAG